A single region of the Pseudomonas sp. B21-023 genome encodes:
- a CDS encoding RNA ligase RtcB family protein yields the protein MGTCIRNLSDGAVLVAADDTWIEGKAIQQLETTARLRGMHRVAGMPDLHPGRGYPVGAAFFSVGRLYPALVGNDIGCGMALWRTDIPTAKLHLDKLEKRLGNLDLPLDETWQEAVASFGLPATGHERSLGTIGGGNHFAELQQLDESYDDAALTALGIERKHLLLLVHSGSRGLGEAILREQVDLFGHHGLEAGSEASTHYLGRHDGALRFAEANRQLIARRMLDRLRADGDVLLDINHNLVSPAQVDGLDGWLHRKGATPSDQGAVVIPGSRGDYSYLVQPIADERSLLSLAHGAGRKWMRSECKERLASRYSVEQLSRTALGSRVICADRALIYEEAPEAYKAIDSVVGALREAGLVRVLARLKPVLTYKTRGGCC from the coding sequence ATGGGCACTTGCATTCGCAATTTGTCCGACGGCGCCGTATTGGTCGCCGCGGACGACACCTGGATCGAAGGAAAAGCGATCCAACAACTCGAAACCACCGCTCGCCTAAGGGGCATGCATCGGGTGGCCGGCATGCCGGACCTGCACCCGGGGCGTGGCTATCCGGTCGGCGCGGCATTCTTTTCCGTGGGGCGTTTGTACCCGGCGCTGGTCGGCAATGACATCGGCTGTGGCATGGCGCTGTGGCGCACGGACATCCCGACCGCCAAGCTGCATCTGGACAAGCTGGAGAAACGCCTTGGCAACCTCGACCTGCCGCTTGACGAGACGTGGCAGGAGGCCGTCGCCAGCTTCGGTTTGCCTGCCACGGGGCACGAGCGTTCTCTAGGCACCATTGGTGGTGGTAACCACTTCGCCGAGCTGCAGCAACTCGATGAAAGCTACGACGATGCGGCCCTGACAGCCTTGGGCATCGAGCGCAAACACCTGCTGTTGCTGGTGCACAGCGGCTCGCGTGGTTTGGGCGAGGCGATCTTGCGTGAGCAGGTCGACCTGTTCGGTCATCACGGACTGGAGGCGGGCAGCGAGGCCAGCACTCATTACCTGGGCCGGCACGACGGCGCGCTGCGTTTTGCCGAAGCCAACCGTCAGTTGATTGCCCGGCGCATGCTCGACCGCTTGCGTGCAGATGGCGATGTACTGCTCGACATCAACCACAACCTGGTGTCGCCAGCGCAGGTCGACGGGCTCGATGGTTGGCTGCATCGCAAAGGCGCCACACCTTCGGATCAGGGGGCGGTGGTGATCCCTGGTTCGCGCGGCGACTACAGCTACTTGGTACAGCCGATCGCCGACGAGCGCAGCCTGTTGTCCCTGGCCCATGGCGCCGGACGCAAATGGATGCGCAGCGAGTGCAAGGAGCGCCTCGCCTCGCGCTACAGCGTCGAGCAACTGAGTCGTACGGCACTAGGCAGCCGCGTGATCTGCGCCGACCGGGCGCTGATCTACGAGGAAGCGCCGGAGGCCTACAAGGCTATCGACTCGGTGGTGGGTGCCTTGCGTGAAGCGGGGTTGGTTCGCGTGCTGGCACGACTGAAACCGGTGCTCACCTACAAGACGCGCGGAGGGTGCTGCTGA
- a CDS encoding CatB-related O-acetyltransferase has protein sequence MKFKDWYWRRWIRQHGCKVSTGISKFGKRARLALEAEVRIGDVAVSAATLDVSIGAHTYIRSGGSLQVVESIGRYCSIGSAVVIGQEKYAHPTDWLSSHPFQFTGTQWQYEPPSTPARIGHDVWIGEGAMIMEGVEVGTGAIVATRALMTRDVPPYAVVAGFPAKFVRYRYSEAMIERLLASRWWERDTRQLLELPLHDPAACLDRISGLGEASYTRIEISRRGCKVLASA, from the coding sequence ATGAAGTTCAAGGACTGGTACTGGCGGCGATGGATTCGCCAACACGGTTGCAAGGTGAGCACGGGCATTTCCAAATTCGGCAAGCGCGCCAGGCTGGCGCTCGAGGCCGAGGTGCGCATCGGCGATGTGGCGGTCAGCGCCGCCACCCTGGATGTCTCGATCGGGGCTCACACCTATATCCGCAGCGGCGGCTCGCTGCAGGTGGTCGAATCGATCGGGCGCTACTGCTCCATCGGCAGCGCGGTGGTCATCGGCCAGGAAAAATACGCTCATCCCACCGACTGGCTGAGTTCCCACCCTTTTCAGTTCACCGGCACCCAGTGGCAATACGAGCCGCCGAGCACGCCGGCGCGCATTGGCCATGACGTGTGGATCGGCGAAGGCGCGATGATCATGGAGGGGGTCGAAGTGGGCACGGGCGCGATTGTCGCCACTCGCGCCCTGATGACTCGGGACGTGCCGCCTTATGCCGTGGTGGCGGGCTTTCCAGCCAAGTTCGTGCGTTATCGATACTCGGAAGCCATGATCGAGCGCCTGCTCGCATCGCGCTGGTGGGAGCGCGATACCCGGCAGTTGCTGGAGCTGCCGCTGCACGACCCTGCCGCCTGCCTTGACCGGATCAGCGGGCTGGGTGAGGCAAGTTACACGAGGATCGAGATTTCGCGGCGTGGCTGCAAGGTGCTGGCGTCGGCTTGA